One window of Planctomycetia bacterium genomic DNA carries:
- a CDS encoding pyridoxal phosphate-dependent aminotransferase, which yields MMQISDRAKQLNESATLAVSARAAELKRGGTDVVGFGAGEPDFDTPQHIIEATKRALDAGHTRYAKPSSGIPEAKAAVCEKFRRDNRLDYKPDQVIVTVGAKEALFLAFSAILNPGDEVVLPCPYWVSFPEQVRLCGGKVVTILGDESNGLRVRPEQIARAVTPKTKVVVFNSPSNPGGFAYSPDETRAIAAALTGKDVIVFADEMYDCLRFGERRENLSFATISPEWAEKTITFNAASKSHAMTGWRVGYAAGPKPLISAMAKIQSHTTSGTATFIHHALVEALTGSQAHVEQMRCEFERRGMHMHARLMAMRGVTCVRPDGAFYCFPNVSGTFAALDVQNSGDFCKKILEEVHVAMVPGDAFGMDTHVRLSFATDMKTIDKGLDRLEKVLGRK from the coding sequence ATGATGCAGATTTCGGATCGGGCAAAACAGCTCAATGAATCGGCGACGCTGGCCGTCTCGGCGCGTGCCGCGGAACTCAAACGCGGGGGCACCGATGTCGTTGGTTTCGGGGCCGGCGAGCCTGACTTCGACACGCCTCAGCATATTATCGAGGCGACCAAGCGGGCCCTGGACGCAGGACATACGCGCTACGCAAAGCCATCCAGCGGCATCCCGGAGGCCAAGGCAGCGGTCTGCGAAAAGTTCCGCCGCGACAACCGATTGGACTACAAGCCAGACCAGGTCATCGTCACCGTCGGCGCGAAAGAGGCGCTCTTTCTAGCATTCAGCGCCATCCTGAACCCCGGGGACGAAGTCGTTTTGCCTTGCCCATACTGGGTCAGCTTCCCGGAACAGGTGAGGCTATGTGGTGGAAAGGTCGTCACAATTCTCGGAGACGAATCCAACGGGCTTCGCGTGCGTCCGGAGCAAATCGCCCGGGCAGTCACGCCGAAGACGAAGGTCGTCGTTTTTAATAGCCCCTCCAATCCCGGTGGGTTCGCATATTCACCCGATGAGACGCGCGCCATCGCCGCCGCGCTGACCGGCAAGGACGTAATCGTCTTTGCCGATGAAATGTACGATTGTCTGCGATTCGGCGAACGCCGTGAGAACCTGAGCTTTGCCACCATCAGCCCGGAGTGGGCGGAGAAGACGATCACCTTCAATGCCGCGAGCAAGTCGCACGCGATGACCGGATGGCGCGTGGGCTATGCGGCCGGTCCGAAGCCGCTGATCTCCGCGATGGCCAAGATTCAATCGCATACAACAAGCGGGACGGCAACATTTATTCATCATGCATTGGTCGAAGCGCTTACGGGTTCACAGGCACACGTGGAACAGATGCGCTGCGAGTTCGAGCGGCGAGGGATGCACATGCACGCCCGCCTCATGGCGATGCGCGGCGTGACCTGCGTGAGACCCGACGGCGCGTTTTACTGTTTCCCGAATGTTTCGGGCACTTTCGCAGCGCTCGATGTTCAAAACAGCGGAGACTTCTGCAAGAAGATTCTCGAGGAGGTCCATGTCGCCATGGTGCCGGGCGACGCCTTCGGAATGGACACGCACGTGCGGCTGTCCTTCGCGACCGACATGAAGACGATCGACAAGGGGCTTGATCGACTCGAAAAGGTGCTCGGCAGGAAGTAA
- a CDS encoding glycosyltransferase family 2 protein: MKLIIQICCLNEVQTLPAMLADLPRTMPGFDAVEWLVLDDGSVDGTAEVARQLGVDHVVRMTHNSGLARAFDTAISECLRRGADVIVNTDADNQYVGQCVTDLVQPILAGTADMVVGTRPIADMEDFSWTKKRLQWLGSWFMRRLTGTELKDATSGFRSFTREVALRMNVTSDFTYSLETLVAASHQKFRLVDVPIRTNRATRPSRLFGSSGEYILRQLVILLRVYTMYRPLRVFFGAGGMAMVFGLALAVRYFFYMLAGEGKGHIQSVVVAGLLVTVGFLLCMMGLLADIIRSNRLFLERLLYRVRTVEEQDTSQSVSSSTPAKQQSE; the protein is encoded by the coding sequence ATGAAGCTCATCATTCAAATCTGCTGTCTGAACGAGGTCCAGACCTTGCCGGCTATGCTTGCGGACCTTCCCCGAACCATGCCCGGATTTGACGCGGTTGAATGGCTCGTCCTCGACGATGGCTCCGTGGACGGAACCGCCGAAGTGGCGCGGCAGTTGGGCGTCGATCATGTCGTCCGCATGACTCACAATTCCGGTCTCGCCCGGGCCTTCGATACGGCGATTTCAGAATGTTTGCGACGCGGGGCCGACGTCATTGTGAACACGGACGCGGATAACCAGTACGTCGGTCAATGCGTGACCGACCTGGTTCAGCCGATCCTAGCGGGCACGGCCGACATGGTCGTTGGAACGAGGCCCATCGCCGACATGGAAGACTTCTCCTGGACTAAGAAGCGACTGCAATGGCTGGGGAGTTGGTTCATGCGCCGCCTGACAGGCACCGAGCTTAAGGACGCAACGAGCGGCTTCCGATCGTTTACGCGCGAGGTCGCCTTGCGCATGAACGTGACGAGCGATTTTACATATTCGCTTGAAACACTTGTTGCCGCAAGCCACCAGAAGTTTCGTCTGGTGGACGTCCCCATCCGCACAAATCGCGCGACCCGGCCAAGCAGGTTATTCGGTTCGTCCGGTGAATACATCCTGAGGCAACTGGTCATTCTGCTCCGCGTCTACACGATGTATCGTCCGCTTCGCGTCTTCTTCGGGGCAGGCGGGATGGCCATGGTCTTCGGATTGGCCCTGGCAGTTCGATACTTTTTCTACATGCTCGCCGGGGAAGGTAAGGGCCACATCCAGTCCGTGGTGGTGGCAGGCCTACTCGTAACCGTGGGGTTCTTGCTTTGCATGATGGGTCTGTTGGCGGACATCATCAGATCAAATCGGCTCTTTTTGGAACGATTGCTCTACCGCGTGCGCACCGTCGAGGAACAGGACACGAGCCAGAGCGTAAGTTCGAGCACACCCGCCAAGCAACAATCCGAGTAA
- a CDS encoding prepilin-type N-terminal cleavage/methylation domain-containing protein has product MKRRKAFTLIELLVVIAIIALLISILLPSLSRARELSKRTVCSANLRGIGQAMYIYAQDEPGVFPSVAEVYTGTGNNMALYRPVDRTTAPPTTGIPSVTTDLWVLVRQNNTTPKQFICPSTTDVPDPAQDSLAYYDFLGINNLSYAYQYQHDPNRQIIGTSSEPIFPVMADANPYIKGNVGTSLIVQDRISQFRGNSNNHTNREGQNILFQDSHVSFEKGPDVGLSGNVDSQTRVVSRGRDNCYTVFAESGQQNVDAGNEAPTSTKCNLGGRSDACLVP; this is encoded by the coding sequence GTGAAAAGACGTAAGGCATTTACCCTGATCGAACTACTGGTGGTAATCGCGATCATCGCTTTGTTGATCTCGATTCTTCTGCCCAGTCTCTCCCGTGCGCGAGAGCTTTCCAAGCGCACCGTCTGCTCGGCCAACCTGCGCGGTATCGGCCAGGCGATGTACATCTACGCGCAGGACGAGCCGGGCGTCTTCCCGAGCGTTGCTGAAGTCTATACCGGGACCGGCAATAACATGGCCTTGTACCGACCTGTGGACCGAACGACGGCTCCGCCGACGACGGGCATTCCGTCCGTGACGACGGACCTGTGGGTGCTGGTCCGGCAGAACAACACGACGCCGAAGCAGTTCATCTGCCCGAGCACGACGGACGTGCCGGATCCGGCTCAGGATTCGCTGGCCTATTACGACTTCCTCGGAATCAACAATCTGAGCTACGCGTATCAGTACCAGCACGATCCGAATCGCCAGATCATCGGCACCAGCTCGGAGCCGATCTTCCCGGTCATGGCCGACGCCAACCCCTACATCAAGGGCAACGTCGGTACATCACTTATCGTGCAGGACCGGATTTCGCAGTTCCGTGGCAACAGCAACAACCACACCAACCGCGAAGGCCAGAACATCCTGTTCCAGGATTCTCACGTTTCCTTCGAGAAGGGCCCGGACGTCGGTCTTTCGGGTAATGTGGATAGCCAAACCCGAGTTGTTTCCAGAGGCCGCGACAATTGCTATACGGTCTTCGCGGAGTCGGGCCAGCAGAACGTTGATGCCGGCAACGAGGCGCCGACCAGCACCAAGTGCAATCTGGGTGGTCGTTCCGATGCCTGTCTGGTTCCGTAA
- a CDS encoding acetate--CoA ligase family protein codes for MSKRSVGPRGLDPLFRPSSVAVVGASQKPNSIGGAILANLIRDGFSGSIYAVNSSAGNIMGIAAHPSLAAIGHPVDLVVIVVPARFVESVVDDCIATGARGIVIITSGFAESSEEGRRSEKRIIAKTRAAGIRTVGPNCMGLLNTDADIRLNVTFTPIWPPSGNIGILSQSGALGLTILDHVRELNLGISSFISVGNKADVSGNDLIEYWADDPNTDVILLYLESFGNPRKFGRIAPRVARKKPIIAVKAGRSAAGRRAASSHSGALASMDVAVDALFEQSGVLRTDTLESMFDVAALLATQPLLAGPRVGVVSNAGGPAILLADACEAEGLKLPELAPETIKSLREFLPAHAGFQNPVDLVASDQPEDFRRAVQIVGNDPGVDAVIVVFIPPMLTTRPEEVAAAIARAAGEIPADRPVLNVFLSSRGTPAILSPGPRGRIPSYRYPENAAISLAASYRLSQWRSRPDGKVTKFSEPTVARIRAIIESAQATADEPGWLSSDQTAELLDAIGISFAQTELSSLEGAAQAADRLGYPVVLKAVAPGLVHKSDVGGVVLNLENADEVRDAIEQLKRRMTKAGLNLQSVLVQRQIDVGVEMIVGIATDPVFGPLIVCGMGGVHVEVLKDVAFRLTPVTDTDAKDMISSLKSLPLLRGYRGAPLADEAALISTIMKVSALIEIAPEILDLDLNPLMVLEPGNGIVVVDARIRVQLTADSNDLSHPAKECSLSSPA; via the coding sequence ATGAGTAAACGATCAGTCGGACCGCGAGGCCTTGATCCCCTGTTTCGCCCCTCGTCCGTCGCCGTCGTCGGCGCCTCGCAAAAGCCAAACTCAATCGGCGGCGCCATTCTTGCCAACCTGATTCGAGACGGTTTTTCGGGGAGCATCTACGCCGTCAACTCCAGCGCCGGCAACATCATGGGCATCGCGGCTCATCCCTCACTCGCCGCCATCGGCCATCCCGTCGATCTCGTCGTCATCGTCGTGCCCGCAAGGTTCGTTGAGTCGGTCGTCGACGATTGCATCGCCACGGGCGCTCGTGGAATCGTCATCATCACCTCCGGCTTTGCCGAGTCATCGGAAGAGGGACGACGATCCGAAAAGCGAATCATTGCAAAAACGCGCGCCGCAGGCATTCGCACCGTGGGCCCCAACTGCATGGGACTGCTCAACACCGATGCCGACATCCGATTGAACGTGACGTTCACGCCCATATGGCCGCCCTCGGGAAACATCGGCATCCTGTCCCAAAGCGGCGCGCTCGGTTTGACCATCCTCGACCACGTTCGCGAGTTGAATCTCGGGATATCCTCGTTCATTTCCGTGGGCAACAAGGCCGACGTCTCCGGAAACGACCTGATCGAATACTGGGCCGACGATCCGAACACCGACGTAATCCTTCTCTACCTTGAGAGCTTCGGAAACCCCCGGAAATTCGGCAGAATCGCCCCCCGCGTCGCGCGCAAGAAGCCCATCATCGCTGTGAAGGCCGGCAGATCGGCGGCCGGTCGAAGAGCCGCGTCCAGCCACTCTGGCGCCCTTGCCAGCATGGACGTCGCGGTGGATGCCCTCTTCGAGCAATCCGGAGTCCTTCGCACCGACACGTTGGAATCCATGTTCGACGTGGCCGCCCTGCTGGCCACGCAGCCGCTTCTCGCCGGCCCGCGTGTGGGAGTCGTCTCAAACGCCGGGGGCCCGGCGATCCTCCTCGCCGACGCCTGCGAGGCCGAGGGACTCAAGCTCCCCGAGCTCGCCCCCGAAACAATAAAGTCCCTGCGCGAGTTTCTGCCGGCTCATGCCGGATTTCAGAACCCGGTCGATCTGGTCGCCTCGGATCAACCGGAGGACTTTCGTCGCGCCGTTCAGATTGTCGGAAATGATCCCGGCGTCGACGCAGTGATCGTCGTCTTTATTCCTCCCATGTTGACCACGCGCCCGGAGGAAGTCGCCGCCGCGATCGCCCGCGCGGCCGGCGAAATCCCCGCTGACCGGCCCGTCCTGAACGTCTTCCTGTCGTCGCGCGGAACGCCGGCCATCCTGAGCCCCGGTCCCCGAGGTCGAATCCCCTCCTACCGCTATCCGGAAAACGCCGCCATCTCGCTCGCTGCGTCCTATCGCCTCAGCCAATGGCGCAGCCGTCCGGACGGAAAAGTCACTAAGTTTTCCGAGCCGACCGTCGCCCGCATTCGCGCCATCATTGAGTCGGCGCAGGCCACCGCCGACGAGCCGGGCTGGCTGTCGTCCGACCAGACCGCCGAATTGCTCGACGCGATCGGCATTTCGTTCGCCCAGACTGAGCTTTCGTCCCTCGAAGGGGCGGCACAGGCGGCCGATCGACTGGGTTATCCCGTGGTCCTCAAAGCAGTCGCCCCGGGCCTCGTCCATAAAAGCGACGTCGGAGGCGTGGTCCTGAACTTGGAGAATGCGGATGAAGTGCGTGACGCCATCGAGCAGTTGAAGCGCCGCATGACCAAGGCCGGCCTGAACCTGCAAAGCGTCCTCGTGCAGCGACAAATCGATGTGGGCGTTGAGATGATCGTGGGGATCGCCACCGATCCCGTCTTTGGTCCGCTCATCGTCTGCGGCATGGGCGGCGTCCACGTCGAAGTGCTCAAGGACGTCGCATTTCGGCTCACACCGGTTACGGATACCGACGCAAAAGACATGATCTCAAGCCTCAAGTCCCTGCCGCTCTTGCGAGGTTATCGCGGAGCGCCCCTGGCCGACGAGGCAGCGCTGATCTCGACGATCATGAAGGTCTCCGCCCTGATCGAAATCGCACCGGAAATCCTCGACCTGGATCTGAATCCACTCATGGTGCTCGAACCCGGCAACGGCATTGTCGTCGTCGACGCTCGCATACGCGTGCAGTTAACAGCCGACTCAAACGACCTTTCCCACCCTGCGAAAGAGTGTTCTCTTTCGTCCCCCGCCTGA
- a CDS encoding DUF362 domain-containing protein: protein MTCDDGDRESGTDPRQPTRREFIGRAICAGAAAGLCNLRGIAAMAAQDAVKAPSPLPIAHVIRAYSAHMMPVSVIHRTILKDALEESIKSIAGEDRMADAWHRILKPDDVILIKFNQSGAENIGTTQAMAAELVESLQKAGWSPSQLMLLEAVGANPSMLRTTKQPDRRWQHERVNFGVSGRDSFVAALDQATAIINVPFIKTHHMTTLTGCLKNLSHGLIQHPARFHEGRCDPAIAEIVASDAIRSKVRLNIMNGIRCVVEGGPKADPDTLVSCNTLFVGVDPVACDASAFGFLNEVRSLRGKPPLLKGASLPIHLQSATKRRIGQSDLERIRVTRVDV, encoded by the coding sequence GTGACGTGTGACGACGGCGATCGCGAATCAGGGACCGATCCCAGGCAGCCGACGCGGCGGGAGTTCATCGGCCGCGCGATTTGTGCCGGCGCTGCGGCCGGCCTCTGCAACCTGCGGGGCATTGCTGCGATGGCGGCGCAGGACGCCGTGAAAGCGCCGAGCCCGCTCCCGATTGCTCACGTTATCCGGGCATATTCCGCTCACATGATGCCCGTCAGCGTGATCCACCGCACCATCCTCAAGGATGCACTGGAAGAAAGCATCAAATCGATTGCCGGCGAGGATCGTATGGCCGATGCATGGCATCGAATCCTGAAACCGGATGACGTTATTCTTATCAAATTCAACCAATCGGGAGCTGAGAACATCGGAACAACTCAGGCGATGGCCGCGGAGTTGGTGGAATCGCTTCAGAAGGCGGGGTGGAGTCCGTCGCAGTTGATGTTGCTTGAGGCCGTTGGTGCGAACCCTTCGATGCTCCGAACAACGAAACAGCCCGACCGGCGATGGCAGCACGAGCGAGTCAATTTCGGTGTTTCCGGGCGAGATTCGTTTGTCGCGGCGCTGGATCAGGCGACGGCGATCATCAATGTCCCGTTCATCAAGACCCACCATATGACGACCCTCACGGGCTGCCTCAAAAATCTCTCGCACGGCCTTATCCAGCACCCGGCCAGATTCCATGAGGGCCGCTGCGATCCGGCGATCGCCGAAATCGTCGCGAGTGACGCCATTCGGAGCAAGGTGCGCCTTAACATCATGAATGGAATTCGGTGTGTCGTCGAAGGTGGGCCAAAGGCCGACCCCGACACCCTCGTGTCTTGCAACACGCTCTTCGTCGGAGTGGACCCCGTGGCGTGCGATGCCTCGGCATTTGGCTTCCTGAACGAAGTTCGCTCGCTTCGGGGAAAGCCACCCCTGTTGAAAGGGGCGTCCTTGCCGATTCATCTCCAAAGTGCGACAAAGCGCCGGATCGGCCAGTCTGACCTGGAGAGAATCAGGGTAACCCGCGTGGACGTGTGA
- a CDS encoding UDPGP type 1 family protein → MTHPVSESVSQLRKDLEAVGQGHVFRFWDRLAPAAREELIADLRLISVAQLPNLARLAASETKSMPAQADLQPASVKRRASISADIVRRGEALLAAGKVAAFIVAGGQGTRLGFDGPKGAFPISPVQGKTLFQLFAESILATIQTYGGKIHWYVMTSPANHHATCSCFESNDFYGLGREGVSFFQQGVMPAFDRSGKILLDQPHRIALSPDGHGGSLLALATSGMLADMAARGVDHLSYFQVDNPLVHCLDPAFLGLHDSSHSEMSSKTLPKADDLEKVGNFAAIDGALTVIEYSDFPDALARMRNSDGTRRFDAANIAIHALSRSFIERLTEDPAAFALPWHRAVKKVPFVDLESCVRVEPTEPNAIKLESFVFDALPLSRNPVLMETSREEEFSPVKNATGIDSVNTAKRDISLRAARWLKSAGVQVPVSADGNPDGVFEISPLLALNAQQLAERRQLPRAIKPGSRVYLGPDSLSVD, encoded by the coding sequence ATGACGCATCCCGTTTCTGAATCAGTTTCCCAGCTCAGAAAAGACCTCGAGGCCGTCGGACAGGGCCACGTGTTTCGGTTCTGGGATCGATTGGCGCCTGCGGCACGGGAGGAGCTGATCGCCGACCTCCGGCTGATTAGCGTGGCTCAGTTGCCGAATCTGGCTCGCCTGGCGGCGTCAGAGACGAAATCAATGCCCGCTCAGGCTGACCTTCAACCCGCAAGCGTCAAACGAAGGGCATCGATTTCGGCGGATATCGTGCGGCGAGGCGAGGCGCTCCTCGCAGCGGGAAAGGTCGCCGCCTTCATTGTGGCAGGCGGGCAGGGCACGCGGCTTGGCTTTGACGGCCCCAAGGGGGCATTTCCAATTTCTCCCGTGCAAGGCAAAACGCTCTTTCAACTCTTTGCCGAGTCGATTCTCGCAACGATTCAGACTTATGGCGGAAAAATTCACTGGTATGTGATGACCAGCCCCGCCAACCATCACGCCACCTGTTCCTGCTTTGAATCCAACGACTTCTACGGACTCGGTCGCGAGGGTGTTTCGTTCTTTCAGCAAGGTGTCATGCCGGCGTTCGATCGTTCAGGCAAGATACTGCTCGATCAGCCGCACCGCATTGCACTGTCGCCCGACGGACACGGCGGTTCACTCCTTGCCCTCGCCACTTCTGGAATGCTCGCTGACATGGCCGCACGAGGCGTTGATCACCTGAGTTACTTCCAAGTGGACAATCCACTTGTTCACTGCCTGGACCCGGCGTTTCTCGGCTTGCACGACTCCTCGCATTCCGAGATGTCCAGCAAGACCCTGCCTAAGGCGGACGACCTGGAGAAAGTCGGAAACTTCGCCGCCATCGACGGAGCGCTAACGGTGATTGAGTATTCAGACTTTCCGGATGCGCTGGCCCGCATGAGAAACTCCGACGGCACCCGCCGGTTTGACGCCGCCAACATCGCCATCCACGCCCTTTCGCGGTCCTTCATCGAGCGGCTCACCGAGGACCCCGCGGCCTTTGCACTTCCATGGCATCGCGCGGTCAAGAAAGTTCCTTTCGTCGATCTGGAATCCTGCGTTCGAGTCGAGCCGACGGAGCCTAACGCGATCAAGCTGGAATCTTTCGTGTTCGACGCGCTTCCCCTTTCGCGCAACCCGGTGTTGATGGAGACCTCGCGCGAGGAGGAATTCAGCCCGGTGAAGAACGCGACCGGGATCGACTCGGTGAATACAGCAAAGCGGGACATCAGTCTGAGGGCAGCGCGATGGCTGAAATCAGCGGGGGTCCAGGTTCCGGTATCTGCTGATGGAAATCCGGATGGAGTTTTTGAGATCAGCCCGCTGCTCGCGCTGAATGCTCAACAACTCGCGGAGCGGCGGCAGTTGCCCAGAGCTATTAAGCCGGGATCAAGGGTGTATCTTGGTCCCGATTCGTTAAGCGTGGATTGA
- a CDS encoding SAM-dependent chlorinase/fluorinase, which yields MPIITLTTDFGQADHYVACMKGVILQLAPNAQIVDISHAIPPHDVVRGAFILREAFDYYPEGTVHVAVVDPGVGTTRRLIAASYDGQIVLAPDNGLVSLLHRDFALDELRAITNTRLFRQEISSTFHGRDVLAPVAGHLARGVGMLNVGPLIDQIEILNLDPPATLSNGGIEGQVLYVDHFGNLITNISENDLAATVGGRPDLSVYVGPLRVGPLRTTYGDVKTGEIVAIIGSTGMLEIAINQGNAAAQLRAAPGTIVIVR from the coding sequence ATGCCCATCATCACCCTCACCACCGACTTCGGCCAGGCTGACCACTACGTCGCATGCATGAAGGGCGTCATCCTCCAGTTAGCGCCCAACGCCCAAATCGTGGATATCTCGCACGCAATCCCTCCACACGATGTCGTACGCGGCGCATTCATTCTCAGAGAGGCCTTCGACTACTACCCCGAAGGAACCGTCCACGTCGCCGTCGTCGACCCGGGAGTCGGAACCACGCGCCGACTGATCGCCGCCTCCTACGATGGCCAGATCGTCCTCGCTCCCGACAACGGCCTCGTCAGCCTGCTTCACCGAGACTTTGCCCTCGACGAACTCCGCGCCATCACCAACACCCGGCTCTTCCGCCAGGAAATCAGCTCGACCTTCCACGGCCGCGATGTCCTCGCCCCCGTCGCCGGCCACCTCGCCCGCGGCGTCGGCATGCTCAATGTGGGCCCCCTCATCGACCAGATCGAAATCCTCAACCTCGATCCGCCGGCGACCCTCTCCAACGGAGGCATTGAGGGCCAGGTGCTCTACGTCGATCACTTTGGAAACCTGATCACCAACATCAGCGAAAACGACTTGGCCGCCACCGTCGGAGGTCGGCCGGACCTCAGCGTCTATGTCGGCCCCCTACGCGTCGGCCCCCTCAGAACCACCTACGGCGACGTAAAAACCGGCGAAATCGTCGCCATCATCGGTTCGACAGGCATGCTCGAAATCGCCATCAACCAGGGCAACGCCGCCGCCCAACTCCGCGCCGCCCCCGGAACAATCGTCATCGTTCGCTAA
- a CDS encoding glycosyltransferase family 39 protein: MKPIDQVSNAPGSNDGRGSGRLLIVVTLAAVALHACGLWRPLIDRHDWGSAHQAQFGRNHVRYGLAETKGRCVYSLFQRRLPEARHFYPDHPPLLSLSLAASMAVFGVNDVAVRLVPALSTVIAIVLTTSIAIGLFGRRVGLFSGVVMLALPIFTYFGRTACHETLVLPFCLLAMRGYLGWTYVGRFPGGSRLNAFVFALGTMLSILTGWVAFIQAGVVAIHFTVCVWRRERSGRHSGWLLVTLPALFAATLTALHILWTLNWQIGHLYELFAYRSGIKKSEKLLTTEVWLVQQGIWLIRNFTSTGLVVVVAGMMLEVLGKLREPTQNRRRPAGGRRRAGRRMTVTELPTGIGISKVMSRFWLLGSTGLLFVIIFRSASLLHEYWWIHFAPFFAMLAGEAVARIDLKISRWSRGLAAIFSCLVLVGIAVEGAAEKSIFHHRRRLPAAAYEACQYIADHAPADAIIYGNRKLWATRSYYEGAVQFLHPQFCWYMDRMYYYVASDQGLRGIAPQCEYYLWVGFDEKNRRLAERLGEMGEVVRRWPNAIIFDLTGKSRRGERGN; encoded by the coding sequence ATGAAACCTATCGACCAAGTGTCAAATGCCCCGGGATCAAACGACGGGCGCGGCAGTGGGAGACTGCTGATCGTGGTGACACTCGCGGCGGTGGCCCTTCATGCCTGCGGATTGTGGAGACCCCTGATCGATCGGCACGACTGGGGATCGGCGCATCAGGCCCAGTTCGGCCGCAACCACGTTCGATACGGACTTGCAGAGACGAAGGGACGCTGTGTCTACAGCCTCTTCCAACGCAGGCTGCCGGAAGCCAGGCACTTCTATCCGGACCATCCGCCGTTGCTGTCTCTCTCTTTGGCCGCGAGCATGGCAGTCTTCGGCGTTAATGATGTTGCGGTTCGCCTCGTGCCGGCGTTATCCACCGTTATCGCCATTGTATTGACGACTTCGATTGCCATCGGACTTTTTGGTCGGCGCGTGGGCCTATTCAGCGGCGTGGTCATGCTCGCGTTGCCGATCTTCACCTATTTCGGGCGAACAGCATGCCACGAAACGCTGGTGCTGCCGTTCTGCCTGCTTGCGATGCGCGGATACCTGGGATGGACATATGTTGGGCGCTTCCCGGGCGGCTCGCGGCTCAATGCGTTCGTCTTCGCGCTCGGCACAATGCTGTCGATTCTGACGGGCTGGGTCGCGTTTATTCAGGCGGGCGTTGTGGCGATTCATTTTACCGTCTGCGTATGGCGACGGGAACGCAGCGGCCGGCATTCAGGCTGGCTGCTTGTGACATTGCCGGCGCTATTTGCCGCCACTCTTACGGCACTGCATATCCTGTGGACGCTCAATTGGCAGATCGGCCACCTTTATGAACTTTTCGCATACCGCTCCGGCATCAAGAAGAGTGAGAAGCTGCTAACAACAGAAGTCTGGCTGGTGCAACAAGGCATCTGGCTGATTCGCAACTTCACTTCTACCGGACTGGTCGTCGTGGTCGCCGGAATGATGCTCGAAGTTCTGGGAAAGCTCCGTGAGCCGACTCAGAATCGCCGAAGACCGGCAGGTGGACGCAGACGCGCAGGTAGGCGGATGACCGTTACGGAGTTGCCAACGGGCATAGGTATATCCAAAGTGATGTCGCGATTCTGGCTCCTCGGCTCGACGGGATTGCTGTTCGTTATCATCTTTCGCAGTGCTTCGCTCTTGCACGAGTATTGGTGGATACACTTTGCGCCATTCTTTGCCATGCTCGCCGGGGAGGCTGTGGCTCGCATCGACTTAAAGATATCGCGGTGGTCTCGGGGATTGGCGGCCATCTTCTCGTGCCTCGTGCTGGTGGGTATCGCGGTTGAAGGCGCCGCAGAGAAGTCCATATTCCACCATCGCAGACGTCTTCCGGCCGCGGCGTATGAAGCCTGTCAGTACATCGCCGATCATGCGCCGGCTGATGCGATCATCTATGGCAACCGCAAGCTCTGGGCGACACGCTCGTACTACGAGGGCGCCGTCCAGTTCCTGCATCCGCAGTTTTGCTGGTATATGGACCGCATGTATTACTACGTCGCCAGCGATCAGGGGCTGAGGGGCATCGCACCCCAGTGCGAGTACTACCTGTGGGTTGGATTCGACGAGAAGAATCGCCGACTTGCTGAACGGTTGGGCGAAATGGGTGAGGTTGTTCGCCGGTGGCCCAATGCAATCATCTTTGATTTAACGGGCAAGTCGCGGCGCGGTGAGCGCGGCAATTAA